The nucleotide sequence TGATTTTTACTTAATTATTAAAATTCGTTTCAAAAATAAATAATCTTTCGTTAATATCAAACGTCTTTGACCAGCTTCATAAACAAATTTCGTATGAGCAATAAAGTAAAATATAGTTATTTTTCAAAGGAATATTCTTTAATCTTGACATTTTCATTTCAGATGAAAAAACAACTTTTTCATAGATAATCATAAGGGAAATATTTAATTCATGGCAGAATATAAAGGACTGGATTTTCTGGATCTTTTAGTAGTTCTTACAAAATGGAAGATTTTTTTATTGATTTTAATAGTTTCCACTTTTGTAATATCCTATCTCGTTATCTACTTTGTTATTGATGAAGAATTTGAATCAAAAGCTTTAATCATACCTTCAGACGATTCCTCACCAACAGGCAGCATATCAGGTATTATGAAAAATCTTAAAGACCTCCCTTTAGGACTTGGTGGAAGTTCAAAATCAGCTAGTACCGATCTATATATAACTATTATTTATAGTCGATCAAATCTGGAAAATGTAATTAAGAAATTTGATCTCTTAAATGATTACAACCTAAACAGCATGGAAAAAGCTGTCAAGCTAGTATCAAAGAAAATAGAAGCAGAAGTGACCGATGAAGATGCTTTTGAGATATCGGTGCGAGCAAAAACCAGAGAAAAATCTGCCGAGATAGTAAACTATCTTCTGGAGGTTCTAAATCAGAAAGTGATTGAATTAAATATTGCCAAATCAAGGGATAATAGGATCTTTTTGGAGAATCGTTACGCTGAACTAAAAGAAAATTTGAGAATTGTTGAAGATTCTCTGCAACATTTTCAAGAAAGTACAGGATTGTATGAAGCAAAAGAGCAACTTAAATTGATTGCAGGTACTTATACTGAATTAGAGACTAAAATCACAATGAAAAAGATTGAATTAGAAATATTAGAAAATATGTATGAAAAGGAATCTCCCCAGGTAGATTTGTTAAGAAGGGAAGTGAGTTTGATGGAATCGGAATTTAATGGTTTAAAGCGAAATAAAAATGAAGAAAGCTTTTTATTGGCGCTTAATTCATTACCTGAAAATATGAAAAAGTTTTTAAGATTGTACCGGGATATTGAAATATATACTGCCATCCTGGAATTTATAGTCCCTATATATGAACAGGCTAAGCTCGAAGAGCAAAAAAATATTCCGGTTTTACAAGTAATTGATTATGGAGTTGTTCCTGAGAAAAAAGCTTATCCACCGAGGCTATTAATGTCAGCGATAACTACATTGATAATATTCTTACTCTTTGCTTCTTTCCTTATCTTCAGAGAAGTATTTAGGAATTCAAAAAATCCTAAAGTTGAATTCATCCTGTCAAACATAAATTTTTTCAAACGAAGATAAACTTTTTGCAAATTCTCACTACAAATATTAATACTGAGAATAATCAGAAAAACTTACTCCTCCAATTACTAATAGCATTTATACTCGCAGCGGCTATTGTTCTGCTTATTACAACTTTAGATATTAAAGCCCGCTATTATGTAATAATAATATCAGTCCCCTTATGCCTTTTTATAATTCTAAATTACAGATTGACATATTCAATTCTGATTATTTCCATCTTTGTTAACCTCAATTTTTTTTATTTCTCAATTTCTGAATTACTCGTGTTGTTCGTAGTGTTATCGTTTCTTTTAACTCATAAGTATGAGTTCCAAGAATTTAAAAACAAAATATTAAATTATTTTGGAATTTTCATTCTTTCATTAATTCCATCCTATTATAACTTAATATCGAATGTTACAGAAGCTCTGCCATTGTCATTACATCTTATCTTTTTTGTCTTGACGTTTACCATAATCTCCGCATCTATACAAAATCATTTTCAAATTAGAGATTTAATTATTTTATTTTTAGCTGTTTCATTAATTAATGGACTTTTTGTTGTAGCATTGGCATTACTAACTGGCCAAAGAGTATTCGGTTTTTCAGGTATTATGTACGTCGACTATGTTGGATATTCAATTGTGATTTCATTCATTTTCTTAATGCTTAAGAAAAGAGGAAAGCTGATAAGTCTGATTGTTTTGTGTATTCTTTCGCTTGCTCTTATCTTTACTCAAACCCGAAGTATCTGGTTAGTGACCGGAGCTACTCTATTCTTAAGTTTTTTGCACTTATTTTTTAGCAGCCAAAAGTATCAATTGAGCCGACTAAAATTATCTGTAGGTTTTATTTCAATCATTTTTGCTATAAGCATTTTTACTCTGACTTTAAAGGATGTAAACAAAGATTATTTTGAACGAGTAGAAATAAAAAAGATTGAGCAAACAGACGATCCGATGCGACTAACTCTCCAAATAAATTCTTTGGTAACAAGATATTTCATTTGGTCAGCTGCATGGGAGGCTTTTATTAATAACCCTGTTATTGGTGTTGGAATTTATGGATTCCCATTTGTTTCCAAAGAATATTCTGACGTAGATCCGTTTCTTTACAAATCGTTTATTGAAAAACTTACACCTCATGAAACATTCTTAGCAATCCTTACTGAAGGTGGTATACTAGGATTTTTAGGCTTCATGTTTTTTTTAATCTCAACTATACTTTATGCAATAAAAAACTACAAGCTAAGTAGATCCCAAGACGAACTTTTTTATTCTGAGCTAATTCTGTGGTTAACTATTTATACTCTGCTTTCGATGATTGTTACAGACGCCTGGTTGTGGGGACACGGAATTGTGCTGTGGGGAGTACTTTTAGGTTTATCAATTGCTAACAGGAAAATTTTAGGGCGTAGAACAGGCATAGCGAGTACATGACATGAATATTTTTTATAGAATACAGAGAAAAACAAAAAAGTTAATTCGTGAATACATTCTAAATAAAGAATTTGTAAAAAAAACTAAATATGGATTCAAAATTAAATTAGATGTTTCCAGAGACGTTGACAAACATTTTTACTGGGGAGAGTTCGAAATTGAAATAATTGAATTCTTGAGGACATTACTAAAAAGGAGTTCAGTTTTTTTTGATATTGGTGCTAATATCGGAATCTATTCTCTTCTAGCGAGTAAAAATATCTTAGCTGGCGGAAAAATTTTTGCCTTTGAGCCAGCAGATTGGGCATATAACCGTTTAACTGAAAACATAAGAATTAATGCTGTAAAGAATATTGAAACATTGAAACTTGCCGTTTCTGATTTTACAGGTTCAAATCAATTTTATGTTTGTGAGGATGATGCGTATAATTCACTGATCAGTACCCCAATGAAGCAGGTACAGAAAGTAATCAAAATTAATTCAATTCGTCTTGATGATTTCTGTCTGAAAAATAATATTAAGGATATAGATATTTTAAAGATTGATGTTGAAGGTGCTGATTTCTTAGTTCTGAAAGGAGCCAAGAATATCTTAAGATCAGACCATTCCCCTATAATTATTTGCGAATTTAATAGAAGTATAACCAATGGTATAAAATCTTCACAGGATGAGTTTGTTTTTTTTATGAAAGAGTTGTCTTATAGATTTTTTACAATAAAAGAAAGAAAACTTGTTGAAATTGATTTAGCAAATACAGCAGCTAATGAGCTTATCTGTATAAAAGACTGCCATCTCCCCAAGTACAATCTTAACCTTAAATCCTGATGAAGAAGAAACTCCTCTGGAGCTCAATTACAGGAACTTTTCAGGTAATCCTTAACACAGTTCTAATTTTTATTGTAATCCCAGTTTTTATAAGCACACTTGGTTTACATTCTTATAGTATTTTCTCGTTGTTATTATTATTCAACAACCTGAATGTATTTATGAATTTGGGATTAAATACTTCCCTAATTAAGTATGTTGCAGAACAAGGAAGGTCTCAACAATCAAATTATGATATAGCAGTTAGTTTCTCATTGCTTTTTATTGTTCTCATTCCAATCTCAACAGCTGCTATTTTCTTTACTGAGTTTTTTTTAAGCAACGTTTTTAACATAAGCCAAGTATATATTACATCCGGAACAACCTTACTTTTTAATGCGATTATTATTTCAAACTGTTTTTTGTTACTCGGACAAATATTTAGTGCCGTTTTAGATGCTCAGCAGAAAGTTTACCTGAATAATGCCGCTCTCATACTTTATAACTTTCTTTATTGGGGACTAATTCTTCTGTCACTGCTTAAATTTCCCGGGTTCACTGCAATTAGCATTAGCATTCTGACAGCGACAATAGTGTGGTTTGTTGTAGTATACATCTTATTTAAGAAAACCTGGGGCAGTTTTAAATTACGAGGTGTTAGAAAGAATTTCTTAATCACCGCAAAAAAGCAACTTTCATATGGTGTTAAACTTTATTTAAGCGGCTCAATTAGCTTTTTTCATGAACCCCTCACAAAACTGCTTATCAGTCATTTTGTTGGACTGACTGAAGTCGCTTTTTTTGATATAGCAATAAGGTTAAAAAATCAACTTTGGAATCTTACAAGCCGTGTATTTTATCCACTCTTTCCATTTATTTCACAGCTTAGCGATAAGGAAAAAATTAGAAAATTAATTCATACTGTTGAACAAAAAACAGCTTTTCTAATTATTCCCATTGTATGCATTGTTATATATGTTTCTAAGCCATTTGTTGAAATCTGGATTGGGAATGATGTTGAAGTTATTTCAGTAAGTATGATTTCGATCACTGTTGCATATTTGCTTGCTGTTATAGTAGTTCCGGTGTATCAATACTTAATGGCAAAAGGTTACCCGGGAAAAACAATTATCATACAGATTTTGAACGTCATTGTGAACACCTGTCTTTTCTTTCTTACATTACCTTGGATTGGCTACAATGCAGCAGTAATTAGCAGTGTTGGGTCAATTTTAAGCTCATTCACATTAACACTGTATTATCAGAAAAAATATTTAAATAGTCTAATACTTGATAATTTTAAACAACTTTGGAAGTCCTTTCTGATTCTAAGCATTAATATTTTAATAGGACTAGCTTTATCTGAAATTATAGAGAAGGATATTCTTAAGATTATAATTATCCCTCTGGTTTTGATAACGGTATCTGTATACATGTTTCGTGTGCTGAAAATATTTTCAAGAGAAGAAATTAATAAATTTGCAGTCAGCGAAAGCACTTTGTTGAAAGTCGCCGATAAAATTTTTGTGAAAAAATGATTGATCATACCATTAAATATGATTTAAGACTTGATTAATTAAATTGGTATTTTTGATTTTGTAACGTTAGTTTAACATTATTACATAGTATATGACTAATCCAAATCCAGTTGTCTCCGCTATAATCTCAACTTATAATTCCGAGAAATTTATTGAAGGTAGAATTGTCGATCTACTCGAACAAACTATAGCTGATAGAATAGAAATAATAATTGTAAATAGTGGTTCCGCAGAAAATGAGGGAAAAATAATTCAGCCTTATTTAAGAAACTACACTAATGTTCACTATTTAAGAACTGAACAACGGGAGTCTATTTACAAAGCCTGGAATAGGGGAATTAAGGTTGCGAATGGTAAATACATTACGAATGCTAACACAGATGA is from Ignavibacteriota bacterium and encodes:
- a CDS encoding oligosaccharide flippase family protein, which gives rise to MKKKLLWSSITGTFQVILNTVLIFIVIPVFISTLGLHSYSIFSLLLLFNNLNVFMNLGLNTSLIKYVAEQGRSQQSNYDIAVSFSLLFIVLIPISTAAIFFTEFFLSNVFNISQVYITSGTTLLFNAIIISNCFLLLGQIFSAVLDAQQKVYLNNAALILYNFLYWGLILLSLLKFPGFTAISISILTATIVWFVVVYILFKKTWGSFKLRGVRKNFLITAKKQLSYGVKLYLSGSISFFHEPLTKLLISHFVGLTEVAFFDIAIRLKNQLWNLTSRVFYPLFPFISQLSDKEKIRKLIHTVEQKTAFLIIPIVCIVIYVSKPFVEIWIGNDVEVISVSMISITVAYLLAVIVVPVYQYLMAKGYPGKTIIIQILNVIVNTCLFFLTLPWIGYNAAVISSVGSILSSFTLTLYYQKKYLNSLILDNFKQLWKSFLILSINILIGLALSEIIEKDILKIIIIPLVLITVSVYMFRVLKIFSREEINKFAVSESTLLKVADKIFVKK
- a CDS encoding O-antigen ligase family protein, coding for MYVDYVGYSIVISFIFLMLKKRGKLISLIVLCILSLALIFTQTRSIWLVTGATLFLSFLHLFFSSQKYQLSRLKLSVGFISIIFAISIFTLTLKDVNKDYFERVEIKKIEQTDDPMRLTLQINSLVTRYFIWSAAWEAFINNPVIGVGIYGFPFVSKEYSDVDPFLYKSFIEKLTPHETFLAILTEGGILGFLGFMFFLISTILYAIKNYKLSRSQDELFYSELILWLTIYTLLSMIVTDAWLWGHGIVLWGVLLGLSIANRKILGRRTGIAST
- a CDS encoding FkbM family methyltransferase codes for the protein MNIFYRIQRKTKKLIREYILNKEFVKKTKYGFKIKLDVSRDVDKHFYWGEFEIEIIEFLRTLLKRSSVFFDIGANIGIYSLLASKNILAGGKIFAFEPADWAYNRLTENIRINAVKNIETLKLAVSDFTGSNQFYVCEDDAYNSLISTPMKQVQKVIKINSIRLDDFCLKNNIKDIDILKIDVEGADFLVLKGAKNILRSDHSPIIICEFNRSITNGIKSSQDEFVFFMKELSYRFFTIKERKLVEIDLANTAANELICIKDCHLPKYNLNLKS